A genomic segment from Nicotiana tabacum cultivar K326 chromosome 7, ASM71507v2, whole genome shotgun sequence encodes:
- the LOC107822232 gene encoding uncharacterized protein LOC107822232, with protein sequence MSNLSKLEFVALDISGKNYLSWVLDAEIHLAAKGLGNTITHVKDPLELWTGMKEMYDHLKATVLPRARYKWMHLRLQDFKTVSEYNYTVFRITSQLKLCGEVMNDEDLLKKTLTTFHASNMVLQQQYREKGFKKYSELISCLLVAEQHNTLLLKNHEARPTGSTPLPEANMTARRDKSRKRQNNIHGHMNVRGHDNGKRRYKSRHRGGHGKQENNMSSQNNPSRGKSGNCHRCGMKGHWKIECRAPEHFVRLYQNSFTRKANNIGASSVNAPVESHLTFKNDFEVGPSNKNDDNAETNLALNDDDFQGLDDITHLEVEDFFGDKN encoded by the exons ATGTCAAACTTGTCAAAGCTTGAGTTTGTGGCTCTTGATATTTCTGGAAAGAACTATCTATCATGGGTTCTCGATGCTGAGATTCACTTAGCTGCTAAAGGTCTTGGTAATACCATTACTCATG tgaaagatccacttgaattgtgGACTGGCATGAAGGAAATGTATGATCACCTTAAGGCTACAGTATTGCCAAGGGCTCGATATAAGTGGATGCACTTACGGTTGCAAGATTTTAAgaccgtaagtgagtataactATACTGTATTTCGAATTacttcccaattgaaattatgtggggAAGTTATGAATGATGAGGATTTACTGAAAAAGACTCTTACGACTTTTCATGCCTCAAATATGGTATTACAGCAGCAATACCGTGAAAAGggttttaaaaagtattctgaattgATCTCATGCCTTCTGGTGGCTGAGCAACATAATACCCTTTTgctgaaaaatcatgaagcccgtcctaCAGGGTCAACTCCGCTTCCTGAAGCGAATATGACAGCTAGACGTGATAAGTCTAGAAAAAGACAGAATAATATTCATGGCCATATGAACGTACGTGGGCATGACAATGGTAAGAGACGATATAAAAGTCGTCATCGTGGTGGTCATGGCAAACAAGAAAATAATATGAGTTCTCAAAACAATCCTTCACGAGGCAAAAGCGGTAACTGCCACCGCTGTGGCATGAAAGGTCATTGGAAAATTGAATGCCGTGCACCTGAGCATTTTGTCAGGCTTTATCAAAACTCCTTTACAAGAAAGGCAAATAATATTGGAGCATCTTCTGTTAATGCTCCAGTAGAGTCACATTTGACctttaaaaatgattttgagGTAGGGCCTTCAAACAAAAATGATGACAATGCCGAGACAAATCTTgctttgaatgatgatgattttCAAGGCCTTGATGATATTACTcatttggaagttgaagacttcTTTGGAGATAAAAACTAA